One stretch of Croceibacterium atlanticum DNA includes these proteins:
- a CDS encoding TonB-dependent receptor domain-containing protein encodes MTASSSKLRLSTSSVAIAAFVAAFLPGSLAAQDAVPSSEENAASIVVTGSRIVRDGYEAPTPTTVLGAEEILTNAPNNIADLVNRLPALAGSATPRTNLGQISNGGTGINALNLRNLGPQRTLILLDGKRVPVATINTGLVDVNFMPNLLMERVDIVTGGASAAWGSDAVAGVVNFVLDKDFTGIKGDVQGGITTHGDDENYRIGLAAGTSFGDGRGHFLISGEHAFSAGLDGLPRSWYTGAKRFRNPDYTADNGQPEWLVLENTGFSTIAPGAIVTKGPLRGLYFGENGVPAQLNMGDTVFDPFMTGGDWEYTDFGKGIQDMDPRISRQSLFARLSYQLSDRVEAYSQFSYGRASTSMRSTPQFNFGGITIQRDNAFLPEEIGLRMDELGLTSLDVGSWNADLGGIQTDTRRSQYRYLLGFTGGLDLFGTDWGWDISANRNVSKIFNGSNAAITARYRGGIDSVRDENGVIVCRSTLTNPNDGCVPFNILGTGTVSDAAKNHVLGDNRLRGTLTQDIFTASLDGEPFATWAGPVSVAAGVEHRREKLRSHVDELSLVNSYWAGNYKPINGKYNVTEAFLETVVPLALGESWAEELSINAAIRGTDYSTSGFVTTWKIGANYEPVDGLRLRATRSRDIRAGNFSELYASGQTNTYLISDPFRDNEPVSYFEIRSGNPGLKPEKGDTLNIGVVLQPNFAPGFSASVDFFDIKVKDAVATVGAGTILNECYRGDTTLCGLIKRNAAGLITEIYVSPVNLARRSVRGMDFEAAYSLELSDLSSSLGGNFTLRGLATRYTRAQSDNGVAAPSSSLGANNGGTPKWQYMVQGTYRDDRLTASLTGRGLSSGVYMTNGIECAANCPASTPENPTTNRNRIDGALYLDAFIGFDMSETTELYLAIDNLADKAPPVVGSGPGIGSAPYGSSATYYDLIGRMFRAGVRFNF; translated from the coding sequence ATGACTGCTTCCAGCAGTAAGTTGCGCTTGTCGACAAGTTCAGTAGCCATTGCCGCGTTCGTGGCTGCCTTCTTGCCCGGTTCCCTCGCCGCGCAGGATGCTGTGCCTTCTTCCGAAGAGAATGCTGCAAGCATTGTCGTCACCGGGTCGCGCATTGTCCGCGACGGCTACGAAGCCCCGACGCCCACGACAGTGCTGGGCGCAGAGGAAATACTGACAAATGCGCCGAACAATATCGCCGATCTGGTCAATCGGCTCCCGGCCCTGGCCGGCAGCGCGACACCGCGGACGAATCTGGGCCAGATCAGCAATGGCGGCACCGGGATCAACGCGTTGAACCTGCGCAATCTCGGGCCGCAGCGCACGCTGATCCTGCTGGATGGCAAGCGCGTCCCGGTGGCGACGATCAATACCGGCCTTGTCGATGTGAACTTCATGCCGAACCTGTTGATGGAACGGGTGGACATCGTGACGGGCGGTGCCTCGGCAGCATGGGGCTCCGACGCGGTGGCCGGCGTGGTCAACTTCGTGCTGGACAAGGATTTTACCGGCATCAAGGGGGATGTGCAGGGCGGGATCACCACCCATGGCGATGACGAAAACTATCGTATCGGGCTGGCTGCCGGAACATCCTTCGGGGATGGGCGCGGCCATTTCCTGATCAGCGGAGAACACGCCTTCAGCGCCGGCCTGGATGGCCTGCCGCGGTCCTGGTACACGGGCGCCAAGCGTTTCAGAAATCCGGATTATACGGCCGATAACGGCCAGCCTGAATGGCTGGTGCTGGAAAATACGGGCTTTTCTACCATCGCGCCCGGCGCCATCGTTACCAAAGGGCCTTTGCGGGGCCTGTATTTCGGCGAGAACGGCGTACCGGCCCAGCTGAACATGGGGGATACGGTCTTCGATCCGTTCATGACCGGCGGTGATTGGGAATATACCGATTTCGGCAAGGGCATCCAGGACATGGACCCCCGCATTTCCCGCCAGAGTCTGTTCGCCCGGCTCAGCTATCAGCTGTCCGATCGGGTGGAGGCATACAGCCAGTTTTCCTATGGCCGGGCCAGCACTTCCATGCGTTCCACGCCGCAGTTCAATTTTGGCGGGATCACCATTCAGCGCGACAATGCTTTCCTGCCCGAAGAAATCGGCCTGCGGATGGACGAACTCGGGCTGACGAGCCTGGACGTGGGGAGCTGGAATGCCGATCTCGGCGGGATCCAGACGGATACCAGGCGCAGCCAATACCGCTATCTGCTCGGCTTCACGGGTGGGCTTGATCTGTTCGGCACGGATTGGGGCTGGGACATTTCCGCCAACCGCAATGTGAGCAAGATCTTCAACGGATCGAATGCCGCGATCACTGCCCGATATCGCGGTGGTATCGATTCCGTTCGGGACGAGAATGGCGTCATCGTCTGCCGGTCGACCCTCACCAACCCCAATGACGGCTGCGTTCCGTTCAATATACTGGGCACCGGCACGGTTTCCGACGCCGCCAAGAACCATGTTCTGGGTGACAACCGGCTTCGCGGAACGCTGACCCAGGACATTTTCACCGCGAGCCTGGATGGCGAACCCTTTGCGACATGGGCCGGGCCTGTATCGGTTGCGGCGGGTGTGGAACACCGCCGGGAAAAGCTGCGCAGCCATGTTGACGAGCTGTCGCTGGTCAACAGCTACTGGGCGGGGAATTACAAGCCGATCAACGGCAAATACAATGTGACCGAGGCATTTCTCGAAACGGTCGTTCCGCTGGCGCTGGGTGAATCCTGGGCGGAGGAACTGAGCATCAATGCCGCGATCCGCGGGACCGATTACAGCACTTCGGGCTTCGTCACGACCTGGAAGATCGGCGCCAATTACGAACCGGTTGACGGCCTTCGCCTGCGTGCAACCCGCTCGCGCGATATTCGCGCCGGCAATTTCTCCGAACTCTACGCATCGGGCCAGACCAACACTTACCTGATTTCCGACCCGTTCCGTGACAACGAACCCGTAAGCTATTTCGAGATCCGGTCCGGCAATCCGGGCCTCAAGCCCGAGAAAGGCGATACGCTGAATATCGGCGTGGTGTTGCAACCGAACTTCGCACCGGGCTTCTCCGCCTCGGTCGATTTCTTCGATATCAAGGTCAAGGATGCAGTGGCCACGGTTGGCGCGGGCACGATCCTGAACGAATGCTATCGGGGCGACACGACGCTGTGCGGCCTTATCAAGCGCAATGCCGCCGGCCTCATTACCGAAATCTATGTCAGCCCGGTCAATCTGGCGCGCCGGTCCGTTCGCGGCATGGATTTTGAGGCTGCCTACAGCCTGGAACTGTCCGATCTTTCTTCCTCGCTCGGCGGGAACTTCACCTTGCGCGGCCTCGCCACCCGCTACACCCGGGCGCAATCGGACAATGGCGTCGCGGCGCCGAGTTCGAGCCTCGGGGCGAATAATGGCGGGACTCCGAAATGGCAGTACATGGTACAGGGCACTTATCGGGATGACCGCTTGACGGCATCGCTGACGGGCCGCGGCTTAAGTTCGGGCGTCTATATGACCAACGGCATCGAATGCGCCGCGAATTGCCCGGCCTCGACGCCGGAAAACCCCACGACCAACAGGAACCGGATCGACGGCGCCCTGTATCTGGATGCGTTTATCGGGTTCGACATGTCGGAGACGACGGAACTCTATCTCGCGATAGACAATCTGGCGGACAAGGCGCCGCCGGTCGTCGGCAGCGGCCCCGGTATCGGCAGCGCCCCTTATGGATCGTCTGCCACCTATTACGATCTGATCGGCCGGATGTTCAGGGCCGGCGTCCGCTTCAACTTCTGA
- a CDS encoding helix-turn-helix domain-containing protein — protein sequence MNKNNISDPRPGPGEALRAIRAERGWTLADVHERTGLAVSTLSKLETGKVELNYTKLMKLSAGLGVDIAQLVQAPETPEHPETGPSLPKASGWRAITRQGEEATLSDGSYYYELHGTELNQRNLHPMVIEVKANSLEEFGEYVRHEGEEFTYVLEGSVEFHSEIYAPTTLNEGDSIYFDAGMGHAWIKASSGRCRILAVFTGEAHHHN from the coding sequence GTGAACAAGAATAATATATCCGATCCACGGCCCGGCCCCGGCGAGGCGTTGAGAGCGATCCGCGCCGAGCGCGGCTGGACCCTTGCCGACGTGCATGAGAGGACCGGGCTCGCGGTTTCGACACTATCGAAACTCGAAACCGGGAAGGTGGAGCTTAACTACACCAAGCTGATGAAGCTTTCCGCCGGGCTGGGCGTGGACATAGCGCAGCTGGTTCAGGCGCCCGAAACACCCGAACATCCCGAAACGGGGCCATCACTTCCCAAGGCATCCGGCTGGCGCGCGATCACGCGGCAAGGGGAAGAAGCAACCCTGTCAGATGGATCCTATTATTACGAACTGCATGGAACGGAACTGAACCAGCGCAACCTTCATCCCATGGTGATTGAAGTTAAGGCGAATTCGCTCGAAGAGTTTGGCGAATATGTCAGGCATGAAGGCGAAGAATTCACCTATGTCCTGGAAGGAAGCGTGGAATTCCACAGCGAAATATATGCCCCCACCACACTGAATGAAGGCGATTCGATCTATTTCGACGCGGGAATGGGGCATGCGTGGATCAAGGCATCGTCGGGCCGATGCAGGATATTGGCCGTATTTACCGGAGAAGCCCACCATCACAATTGA
- a CDS encoding aldehyde dehydrogenase (NADP(+)), with the protein MTITGENFVAGVRRPSNEKFRARDASSGEEFGEEFAAASKDDVADACSAAAEAQWEFAALPAAARARFLRKVADRIDALGETLTRRAMQETGLPEARLTGERGRTVGQLRLFADEVEEGGWLDLRIDHADAGRTPPKPDLRLRKIPLGPVAVFGASNFPLAFSVAGGDTASALAAGCCVVVKAHPAHPGTSELVAGAIAQAVAEEGLPAGVFSMLHGPSNALGEALVTDPRISAVGFTGSRSGGLALMRHAASRPVPIPVYAEMSSVNPVIILPHIMAQSAEDLGRAYVGSLTMGVGQFCTNPGIVLTLGGEPFDRFIYNVAQAIAEVPANTMLTGGISDAYRAGSQRLGGFDGVSLVGMGGDGTSLCGQAQVYTCDGTSFAAQPDLADEVFGPASLVVRCDSMEQMREILGNMEGQLTTSLHMIPQDYEAAGRLMPVLEKLAGRIIANGWPTGVDVTHAMVHGGPFPATSDGRSTSVGTMAIDRFLRPVSYQDMPDELLPEMLRGHGANIPVRIDGKRQFG; encoded by the coding sequence ATGACGATCACCGGGGAAAATTTTGTTGCTGGCGTCCGCCGCCCAAGCAACGAGAAATTCAGGGCAAGGGATGCTTCGTCGGGCGAGGAATTCGGCGAGGAATTTGCTGCCGCGAGCAAGGATGACGTGGCCGATGCCTGCTCCGCCGCAGCGGAAGCGCAATGGGAATTCGCCGCCCTTCCGGCAGCGGCAAGGGCCCGCTTCCTGCGCAAGGTTGCGGACCGGATCGATGCACTGGGTGAAACGCTTACCCGCCGGGCCATGCAGGAAACCGGACTGCCCGAAGCCCGGCTGACCGGCGAACGGGGCCGCACGGTCGGACAATTGCGGCTGTTTGCCGATGAAGTGGAGGAAGGCGGCTGGCTCGATCTGCGCATAGACCATGCCGATGCCGGCCGCACGCCGCCAAAGCCTGATCTGCGCCTGCGCAAGATACCGCTCGGCCCCGTGGCCGTATTCGGCGCAAGCAATTTCCCGCTGGCATTTTCTGTCGCCGGAGGTGACACGGCAAGCGCCCTCGCCGCGGGGTGCTGCGTCGTCGTCAAGGCGCATCCCGCCCACCCCGGCACATCGGAACTTGTCGCCGGGGCCATCGCCCAGGCCGTTGCCGAAGAAGGGCTGCCGGCAGGCGTCTTCTCGATGCTTCACGGGCCTTCCAACGCCCTTGGCGAAGCGCTTGTCACCGATCCGCGAATATCGGCAGTGGGCTTCACCGGATCGCGTTCCGGCGGGCTCGCCCTGATGCGCCATGCCGCCAGCCGCCCTGTTCCAATCCCCGTCTATGCGGAAATGAGCAGTGTGAATCCGGTCATCATCCTCCCCCACATCATGGCGCAATCCGCCGAAGATCTGGGACGGGCCTATGTCGGATCGCTGACCATGGGCGTGGGCCAGTTCTGCACCAATCCCGGCATCGTCCTGACCCTTGGGGGCGAACCGTTCGACCGCTTCATCTACAATGTTGCGCAGGCCATCGCGGAAGTGCCCGCCAATACCATGCTGACGGGCGGGATAAGCGACGCCTATCGCGCGGGAAGCCAGCGCCTTGGCGGGTTTGACGGCGTCAGCCTGGTGGGCATGGGAGGTGACGGCACAAGCCTTTGCGGACAGGCGCAGGTCTATACGTGCGATGGCACCAGCTTCGCCGCCCAGCCCGACCTTGCCGATGAAGTATTCGGCCCGGCATCGCTGGTCGTCCGGTGCGACAGCATGGAGCAGATGCGCGAAATCCTGGGCAACATGGAAGGCCAGCTGACCACGTCACTGCATATGATCCCGCAGGATTACGAGGCGGCGGGACGGCTGATGCCCGTTCTGGAAAAGCTGGCAGGCCGCATCATCGCCAATGGCTGGCCAACCGGGGTCGATGTCACACATGCGATGGTCCATGGCGGCCCGTTCCCCGCCACTTCTGACGGACGCAGCACCTCTGTCGGGACGATGGCGATAGATCGGTTCCTTCGTCCGGTGTCCTATCAGGATATGCCGGACGAGCTTTTGCCGGAGATGCTGCGCGGTCACGGGGCGAATATCCCAGTCAGGATCGACGGCAAGCGGCAGTTCGGCTGA